A window of the Streptomyces sp. NBC_01351 genome harbors these coding sequences:
- a CDS encoding ABC transporter permease, whose amino-acid sequence MTTSTATAPAPPAYADPADLAAAHGLTLSGARPALPRYIAQLWGRRHFVTAYATARMQAQYSTAKLGQVWHLVTPLLNAAVYYFIFGIVMHASHGVPDYLPFLITGVFVWDFIGSSINAGTRSVHSNLGLVRALHFPRASLPISTVVQLFQQLLVTMGALVILLFAFGQTPNPAWLLAVPTLLLMAVFAAGCAMIMARIGSKSPDVSQLMPFVLRTWMYSSGVMWSIDSMLKTDQLPHWVSMMLKLNPAAVYIDLMRFALIDSFQAHSLPHHVWPIAIGWALLAGVGGFVYFWKAEEEYGRG is encoded by the coding sequence GTGACCACCTCGACGGCAACCGCACCCGCACCCCCCGCGTACGCGGACCCGGCGGACCTCGCGGCCGCCCACGGCCTGACCCTCAGCGGCGCCCGCCCCGCCCTCCCCCGCTACATCGCGCAGCTCTGGGGCCGCCGCCACTTCGTGACGGCGTACGCGACCGCCCGCATGCAGGCGCAGTACAGCACCGCGAAGCTCGGCCAGGTCTGGCACCTGGTGACCCCCCTGCTCAACGCGGCGGTCTACTACTTCATCTTCGGCATCGTCATGCACGCCAGCCACGGCGTGCCCGACTACCTGCCGTTCCTGATCACCGGCGTCTTCGTCTGGGACTTCATCGGCAGCTCCATCAACGCCGGCACCCGCTCCGTCCACAGCAACCTCGGCCTGGTCCGCGCCCTGCACTTCCCCCGCGCCAGCCTGCCCATCTCCACCGTCGTGCAGCTCTTCCAGCAACTGCTCGTCACCATGGGCGCCCTGGTCATCCTGCTGTTCGCCTTCGGCCAGACCCCGAACCCGGCCTGGCTCCTGGCGGTCCCCACCCTGCTCCTCATGGCCGTCTTCGCCGCCGGCTGCGCCATGATCATGGCCCGCATCGGCAGCAAGAGCCCGGACGTCAGCCAGCTCATGCCGTTCGTCCTGCGCACCTGGATGTACTCCTCCGGCGTGATGTGGTCCATCGACTCCATGCTGAAGACGGACCAGTTGCCGCACTGGGTGTCGATGATGCTCAAGCTCAACCCGGCTGCCGTGTACATCGACCTGATGCGCTTCGCGCTGATCGACAGCTTCCAGGCGCACTCGCTCCCCCACCACGTGTGGCCCATCGCCATCGGCTGGGCGCTGCTCGCCGGCGTCGGCGGATTCGTCTACTTCTGGAAGGCCGAGGAGGAGTACGGCCGTGGCTGA
- a CDS encoding TetR/AcrR family transcriptional regulator has translation MTTDPAATPTRRAPAGAAVLRADVTEAIRAAVLEELAAVGFSRMSIEGVARRAGVGKTAVYRRWKSKLHLVLDLVGAFAVDGLPVPRTGSLYGDVRALLEVMSHVLRHPVASAVIPDLLVEAARNPEIADAVRGALLDGQRRLAAGIVGEAVARGELPEGADPERALDLAIGPLYWRQVVVRDSVPGGYLDELARSVVAGLRAV, from the coding sequence ATGACGACGGATCCTGCTGCCACCCCCACCCGCCGTGCCCCTGCCGGGGCCGCTGTCCTGCGTGCGGACGTCACCGAGGCGATCCGTGCGGCGGTGCTGGAAGAGCTGGCCGCGGTCGGCTTCTCCCGGATGTCGATCGAGGGCGTCGCGCGGCGCGCGGGGGTCGGGAAGACCGCGGTGTACCGGCGGTGGAAGTCGAAGCTGCACCTGGTGCTGGACCTGGTGGGGGCGTTCGCGGTGGACGGCCTGCCGGTGCCGCGGACGGGGTCGCTGTACGGGGACGTACGGGCCCTGCTGGAGGTCATGTCACACGTGCTGCGGCACCCGGTGGCGTCCGCGGTGATCCCCGACCTGCTGGTCGAGGCGGCGCGGAACCCGGAGATCGCGGACGCGGTGCGGGGTGCGCTGCTGGACGGGCAGCGGCGGCTCGCCGCGGGGATCGTGGGCGAGGCGGTGGCGCGCGGCGAGCTTCCGGAAGGGGCCGATCCGGAGCGGGCGCTCGATCTGGCGATCGGGCCGCTGTACTGGCGGCAGGTGGTGGTCCGGGACTCCGTCCCCGGGGGGTACCTGGACGAGCTGGCCCGGTCGGTCGTGGCGGGGCTGCGGGCCGTTTGA